The Rhodococcus sp. B50 DNA window TCGGTGACGTGTTTGGTGAAGGCGCTGGTCACCCCGTAGAGGATGCCGGCGGCGATCCCGAAGGCCAGCGCCCGCAACCGTGGGGAGAGCACGGCGAGGACGACGGCGGCGGCGGTGACGGCGAGCACCAGCGTGAGGGGCAGCGCCCAGTGGGCGGCGGACGGGTCACCGCTGCCTTCGGTGGGGTTGCCGACGAGCAGGAACACCGCCAGCGCCGCGCACAGCGCGCCGGCGAGCAGCCAGGTGGTGCGGGTGACGCGGCGGCCGGTGGTCGCGGCGGCGAGCGGCAACGCGAACAGCAGCGACGCGACCAGTAGGGGCTGGACGAGCAGCACGGACCCGAACGCGAGCGCGACGACCTGCAGCAGGTAGCTGCCGCCGTCGCCGAGAATGCCCGCCCACCAGCGGGGGCTGCGCAGCAGGGATCCGACGAGGGAATCGGTGTCGGGCACGGCAGCGGCCGAGCTCTGTTGCGCGACACTGCCGACCGCGACGAGGGCGGCGGCGGCGAGCGCGCACAGGACGGCGACTGCCGTGCCCGTCATCGGGTCAGGCCTGTATTTCGGAGTGGTCTCCGCTCCACAGGGTGTGGAATTTGCCCGGCTTGTCGGTGCGTTCGTAGGTGTGGGCGCCGAAGAAGTCGCGCTGACCCTGGGTGAGGGCGGCGGGCAGCCGGTCGGCGCGCAGTCCGTCGTAGTAGGACAGCGACGATGCGAACGCCGGGATCGGGATGCCGAGCTCGGTGGCGGTGACCACGACGCGGCGCCAGCTGTCGATGCCGATCTCGATGGCGTCGCGGAAGTACGGCGCGAGGATCAGGCTGGGCAGCTCGGGGTCGGCGTCGTAGGCCTCCTTGATGCGGTTGAGGAACTGGGCGCGGATGATGCAGCCGCCGCGCCAGATGGTGGCCAGGGCGGCTCGGTCGACGTTCCAGCCGTATTCGGCGCTGCCGGCGGCGATCTGGTCGAAGCCCTGCGCGTAGGCGACGATCTTCGAGGCGTACAGGGCGGCGCGGATGTCCTCGGTGAACTGCGCGGCGTCGGTGGGGGCGGCGCCCAGGTTGCCGGCGGCGAGCCCGCGGGCGGCGGCGCGCTGGTCGCGGGAGCCGGACAGGGCGCGGGCGAAGACCGCTTCGGCGATGCCGGTGACGGGGACGCCGAGGTCGAGGGCGGCCTTGACGGTCCAGCGGCCGGTGCCTTTCTGCTCGGCGGCGTCGACGATGACGTCGACGAGGGGCCGGCCGGTGGCGGCGTCGGTCTG harbors:
- a CDS encoding DMT family transporter, translated to MTGTAVAVLCALAAAALVAVGSVAQQSSAAAVPDTDSLVGSLLRSPRWWAGILGDGGSYLLQVVALAFGSVLLVQPLLVASLLFALPLAAATTGRRVTRTTWLLAGALCAALAVFLLVGNPTEGSGDPSAAHWALPLTLVLAVTAAAVVLAVLSPRLRALAFGIAAGILYGVTSAFTKHVTDLAEHGIGQLLGSWQTWTLAAAGAAAIYLQQRAFQAGALTASLPALTVGEPLAAIVLGMTVLGEHLRADGPALVLVGAAVAVMLGTTIALSRAQAADTAATPVPAPPPETPRRR